GTGGTCGTGGAAGGCCTGTCCGCGGTCGATGAAAGCCCGGTCACCGGGGAGAGCATGCCGGTCTCGCGCGGCCCTGGCGATGCGGTGGTCGCAGCCTCCGTGAACACGGCGGCACTGCTGCGCGTGCGGGTAACCGCCGCGGCGTCGGACAATACGATCAGCCGCATCGTCCGCCTGGTCGAGGAGGCGACCGCTTCCCGCGCGCCGACGCAGCGCTTCATCGAAAAATTCTCGACCTACTGGACGCCGGGTGCGATGGCGGTGTCGGTGCTGGTGATGCTGGTGCCGCCCCTGGCCTTCGGCGGCGACTGGTGGACCTGGATCTACCGCGGCCTTGCGGTGTTGCTGATTGCCTGCCCCTGCGCGCTGGTGATCTCGGTGCCGGCCGCGATGGCCTCCGGCCTGTCCGCCGGCGCGCGGCGCGGCCTGCTGATCAAGGGCGGCGCGGCGCTGGAGACCATCGGCCGCGCGCGGACGGTCGCCTTCGACAAGACCGGCACACTGACCGCCGGCAAGCCGCGCGTGACCGATATCCTGCCGATGCCGGGCACCGATGAGGCAGCCCTGCTGCGCGCGGCGGCGGGTGTGGAGGTCGGCTCCGCCCATCCGCTTGCCCGCGCCGTGCTGGACGCAGCCGCGGCGCGCGGCATCCAGGTGCCAGCGGCGACCGATGCCGAGGGCATCCCCGGCAAGGCCGCGACCGCGATCGTCGAAGGGCGGCTTGTGGTGGTCGGCAGCCCCAGCCATGCCCGGGAACAGGGCATTCTGTTGCGGAACGTGGACAACATCACCGCACTTGAAGCGGCCGGCAAGACGGTGGTGGTCGTGCTGGCGGTTCGGCAGCCCCTCGGCCTGCTGGCCCTGCGCGACGAACCGCGAGAGGACGCGGTCATCGCGGTTGCGGCGCTCAAGGCGATGGGGTTGTCGAGCGTGATGCTGACCGGCGACAACGAGCGCACCGGCCGCGCCATCGCCCTCGGCCTGGGGATGGAGGTGCGTGCGCACCTGCTGCCCGAGCAGAAGCTGCGCGAGATCGAGGCGCTGAAGGCGCGCGGCCCGGTCGTCATGATCGGCGACGGCATCAACGACGCCCCCGCGCTGGCCGCCGCGTCCGTCGGGGTCGCGATGGGCGGCGGGACGGCGGTGGCGCTGGAGACGGCGGACGCGGCGCTGCTGCACGAGCGTCTCTCGGGGGTCGCGGAGCTGATCGCGCTCTCGCGGGCCACGCTGGCGAACGTGAAGCAGAACGTGGCGATCGCGGTAGGGCTGAAGCTGGTGCTTCTTGTCACGACCATGCTCGGTGTCACCGGGCTGTGGATGGCCATCCTCGCCGACACCGGCGCCACGGTGCTGGTGACGATCAACGCCTTGCGCCTGCTGCGCTGGCACGGCCCGTTCGCGCGGTTGCCGGGCAAACGGGCCGTGCCAGCGGACAGCGTCACCGGCAACGCCTGACATCCTGTTCCTCATCCTATAAGCGCACGACGATGAACCGCATCGCACTGGCTTGGCCCGGCGCGCCGATGGCACTGGCCTCGGCGGCCCTGTTCGGGGCCAGCACGCCATTCGCCAAGCTGCTGCTGGGCACGGTGGATCCGTGGCTGCTGGCCGGCCTGCTCTATCTCGGCTCCGGTATCGGGCTTGGGCTGGTGTGGCTTGCCCGCCGGCCGCTCGGCCTCGGCGCGGCCGAGGCGCCGCTACGGTGGGCCGACATGCCCTGGCTCGCGCTGGTGGTGCTCGCGGGCGGCGTCGCCGGGCCGGTGCTGCTGATGTTCGGCCTCGCCCGCACATCGGCCGCCAATGCCGCGCTGCTGCTCAATCTCGAAGGCCTCGCCACCATGGCGATCGCCTGGATGGTGTTCCGCGAGAACGTGGACCGCCGCATCCTGCTCGGCGCGCTCGCCATCCTGGCCGGGGCGGTGCTGCTGTCCTGGCAGGGTGGACCCGCGGGCATCGGCTGGGGCGCGCTGCTGATTGCCGGCGCCTGCGTCGCCTGGGGTATCGACAACAACCTGACCCGCAAGCTGAGCGGCGCGGATCCGGTCCAGATCGCGATGCTGAAGGGGCTAGCGGCCGGCGCGGTCAATCTCGGCATCGCGCTCTGACGCGCGGGGCCGTGCCGCCGGCCCCAGCCACGCTGCTGGGCGCCGGGCTGATCGGTTTCCTGGGCTATGGCGTCAGCCTGACGCTGTTCGTGCTGGCCTTGCGCCATCTTGGGACCGCGCGCACCGGCGCGTATTTCTCGACCGCGCCCTTCATCGGCGGCGCGGTCGCCGTGGTGCTGTTCGGCGAGCCGATCACCGCCCGCCTGCTGGGCGCGGCGCTGCTGATGGCGATCGGCATTGCCCTGTATCTCCTCGAACGGCACGAGCATGCGCATGTGCATGAGAAACTCGCGCACGAGCACGCGCATACGCATGACGAGCATCATCAGCACGCACACGCGCCGGATGATCCGCCGGGCGAACCGCATGTCCACGCCCACCGGCACACACGGCTGGCGCACCGGCACCCGCACTACCCGGACCTGCATCATCGGCACGAGCACGCGGGCTGATCGTCAGGCGAAGCCGCATCCGCGCGCGGCCGCCGCGATGACGGCAAGCGCCTCGCCCGCGCCGTCGGCGTCGCCTTTCTCGAAATCGCCCTCGATCCGCGCCATCTGGTTGGTCACGTGCGCGAAGCACAGCACCGGCTTGCCGCGGGCGCGAGCGAAGGCATACAGCGCGGCGGCTTCCATCTCGACCGCCAGCGCGCCATGTTCGGCCGCCGCGGCGATCGCGTCCTCGGTCTCGCGATAGGGCGCGTCGGTGGTCCAGCTGGTGCCGCGATGCATCGGCTCGGGCAAGCCCGCCATCGCATCGAAGGCGCGATCGGCGAGCGCGGGGTCGGCGTCGGCGAACCGCGATGGCGGCAGGTAGTGATGGCTGGTGCCCTCGTCGCGCAGCGCCCGGTCGATCAACACGAAATAGGGCGTCGGCCCGCGCGGCACGATCTGCCCGGCCGAGGTGACGCTGAGCAGCAGCCGGCAGCCCGAGGCAAAAAGCTGTTCGGCGACGAGCACCGCGAACGGCGCGCCCACCGCCAGACCGACGACACCGATCTCGATTCCCTGATGCTCGATCACGAGCAGTTCGGTGTGATAGCAGGCCCAGCCCGGCGCCGGTCGGCCCAGCCCTGAATGACGCAGCGCCCGCGCGAGGTCGCCATCCGGGTCCAGCGCACAGACCGCCGGAACGGGTTGGTCCGGCAAGCCGCGCTGCCGGCGCGCCTCGCGCAGGAGGTTCTCCGGCCGGAAGACCGAGGGCGCGCTGTACTGCTTGGTGGCCAGAATGCTGGGGGCGGCAGGTTTATCTTGCATGGTCCCTCGCATGGTCCCTCGGCGGCGAACGCGGATCAGCGGGTCAGAAGGCGGCGGCCTCCACCGTGAGGCCGGCCGCCGACGCAGCGTTGCTTCTCACCCTCGAAGGGATCGTCAAGAAC
This portion of the Acidibrevibacterium fodinaquatile genome encodes:
- a CDS encoding heavy metal translocating P-type ATPase, with protein sequence MSELVEREGAGETRSWRVSGMDCPSCVAKIERAVSRVAGVRDVSVNLMAETLTARLGTGGDPAIVARTVAALGYETAPLERPALAVSRTHDHAHDHAHAHAPTGGHVHAHGDEDDAAGASWWRTGKARLVWLLAGLVAAAWLGASLFVAQAPWIFAAATLLAVLPIGRRALALARAGSPFSIETLMCVAALGAVVIGAAEEAAIVVLLFAIGELLENVAAGRARAGIKALGSLMPRTARVERDGALSEVPADALRPGDVVQVRPGDRIPCDGVVVEGLSAVDESPVTGESMPVSRGPGDAVVAASVNTAALLRVRVTAAASDNTISRIVRLVEEATASRAPTQRFIEKFSTYWTPGAMAVSVLVMLVPPLAFGGDWWTWIYRGLAVLLIACPCALVISVPAAMASGLSAGARRGLLIKGGAALETIGRARTVAFDKTGTLTAGKPRVTDILPMPGTDEAALLRAAAGVEVGSAHPLARAVLDAAAARGIQVPAATDAEGIPGKAATAIVEGRLVVVGSPSHAREQGILLRNVDNITALEAAGKTVVVVLAVRQPLGLLALRDEPREDAVIAVAALKAMGLSSVMLTGDNERTGRAIALGLGMEVRAHLLPEQKLREIEALKARGPVVMIGDGINDAPALAAASVGVAMGGGTAVALETADAALLHERLSGVAELIALSRATLANVKQNVAIAVGLKLVLLVTTMLGVTGLWMAILADTGATVLVTINALRLLRWHGPFARLPGKRAVPADSVTGNA
- a CDS encoding DMT family transporter yields the protein MNRIALAWPGAPMALASAALFGASTPFAKLLLGTVDPWLLAGLLYLGSGIGLGLVWLARRPLGLGAAEAPLRWADMPWLALVVLAGGVAGPVLLMFGLARTSAANAALLLNLEGLATMAIAWMVFRENVDRRILLGALAILAGAVLLSWQGGPAGIGWGALLIAGACVAWGIDNNLTRKLSGADPVQIAMLKGLAAGAVNLGIAL
- a CDS encoding DMT family transporter, with translation MPPAPATLLGAGLIGFLGYGVSLTLFVLALRHLGTARTGAYFSTAPFIGGAVAVVLFGEPITARLLGAALLMAIGIALYLLERHEHAHVHEKLAHEHAHTHDEHHQHAHAPDDPPGEPHVHAHRHTRLAHRHPHYPDLHHRHEHAG
- a CDS encoding nucleoside phosphorylase gives rise to the protein MRGTMQDKPAAPSILATKQYSAPSVFRPENLLREARRQRGLPDQPVPAVCALDPDGDLARALRHSGLGRPAPGWACYHTELLVIEHQGIEIGVVGLAVGAPFAVLVAEQLFASGCRLLLSVTSAGQIVPRGPTPYFVLIDRALRDEGTSHHYLPPSRFADADPALADRAFDAMAGLPEPMHRGTSWTTDAPYRETEDAIAAAAEHGALAVEMEAAALYAFARARGKPVLCFAHVTNQMARIEGDFEKGDADGAGEALAVIAAAARGCGFA